A window of the Pogona vitticeps strain Pit_001003342236 chromosome 4, PviZW2.1, whole genome shotgun sequence genome harbors these coding sequences:
- the SNPH gene encoding syntaphilin isoform X3 codes for MSLPGSRRPSTGSRRRPVKYLLCSDNHGIKPPTPEQYLTPLQQKEVCIRHLRARLKDTHERLQDRDAEIEDLKAQLSRMQEDWIEEECHRVEAQLALKEARKEIKQLKQVIDTVKNNLIEKDKGLQKYFVDINIQNKKLETLLHSMEVAQNGTVKEEGATESAGGSPARSLTRSSTYTKLSDQGANEKNMGGSQTISVDEGADSGFAAAEDSLSRTDLLDQSSLLSSGVECGTDEVSLQTNFTLGSRVPTSSTYEKLMGSQQSVEAAVQASCMQEQAIQTDFVQYQPDLDTILEKVMKSQACSLASPTSVWVSEMEDGVETNNSETRALDVTEPMDLVAANPNSAVAILAGGVVEDPDGPPASPTEPRAAPTPTVHQPSSASESVSIVCAPEEDVAESSQDLVAATASAGAAVEPKTYWSRHFIVDLLAVVVPAVPTVAWLCRSQRRQDQPIYNISSLLRGCCTVALHSIRRISCRSVASPGGAGACPQP; via the exons ACGCCCGGTCAAGTACCTGCTGTGCAGTGATAACCATGGGATCAAGCCCCCGACTCCCGAGCAATACTTGACTCCTCTTCAGCAGAAAGAGGTTTGCATTCGGCACCTGAGGGCCAGGCTGAAGGACACGCATGAGCGACTACAGGACAG AGATGCGGAGATTGAAGACCTGAAAGCCCAGCTCTCCAGAATGCAGGAAGATTGGATCGAAGAAGAGTGCCACCGTGTGGAGGCCCAGCTGGCCCTCAAGGAAGCCCGGAAGGAGATCAAGCAGCTGAAGCAGGTCATCGATACCGTCAAGAACAACCTGATAGAGAAAGACAAAGGGCTCCAGAAGTATTTTGTGGACATCAACATCCAGAACAAGAAGCTGGAGACCTTGCTCCACAGCATGGAGGTGGCCCAGAACGGGACAGTTAAAGAGGAGGGGGCCACCGAATCGGCAGGAGGCTCCCCGGCTCGTTCGCTCACCCGCAGCTCCACCTACACCAAGCTGAGTGACCAAGGGGCCAACGAGAAGAACATGGGGGGCTCCCAGACCATCTCGGTGGACGAGGGGGCAGACAGCGGCTTCGCGGCGGCAGAGGACTCCTTGAGCCGGACAGACCTGTTGGATCAGAGTAGCCTCCTCTCCTCAGGAGTAGAGTGCGGCACTGACGAAGTCTCCCTGCAGACCAACTTCACCCTGGGCTCCCGGGTCCCGACCAGCTCCACGTACGAGAAACTGATGGGGTCTCAGCAGAGCGTGGAAGCCGCGGTGCAAGCCAGCTGCATGCAGGAACAAGCCATACAGACAGACTTTGTGCAGTACCAGCCGGATCTCGACACCATCTTGGAGAAGGTGATGAAGTCCCAAGCCTGCAGTCTGGCCAGCCCCACATCGGTGTGGGTCTCTGAAATGGAGGACGGGGTTGAGACCAATAACTCAGAGACTCGCGCCCTAGATGTAACCGAGCCCATGGACTTGGTGGCTGCTAACCCCAACTCCGCAGTGGCGATCCTGGCTGGAGGGGTCGTTGAGGATCCTGATGGGCCGCCAGCGTCCCCGACGGAGCCCAGAGCCGCCCCGACTCCAACCGTGCATCAGCCTTCTAGCGCAAGCGAATCCGTGAGCATCGTCTGCGCCCCCGAGGAAGACGTTGCCGAGTCCAGCCAAGACCTGGTGGCAGCCACGGCCTCGGCAGGAGCAGCGGTGGAGCCCAAAACGTACTGGAGCCGCCACTTCATTGTGGATCTTTTGGCCGTCGTGGTTCCCGCAGTGCCTACCGTCGCCTGGCTGTGCCGCTCGCAGAGAAGGCAGGACCAGCCCATCTACAACATCAGCTCCCTCCTGCGGGGCTGCTGCACGGTGGCTTTGCACTCCATCCGCCGGATCAGCTGTCGCTCGGTGGCCAGCCCCGGCGGCGCCGGCGCCTGCCCTCAGCCGTAA
- the SNPH gene encoding syntaphilin isoform X1, which yields MSLPGSRRPSTGSRSREFPARSGFAAFFKSATAPATPTEKQPLLPASRRPSPPVSMRDTYGASSLSSSSNSGSCKGSDSSPTPRRPVKYLLCSDNHGIKPPTPEQYLTPLQQKEVCIRHLRARLKDTHERLQDRDAEIEDLKAQLSRMQEDWIEEECHRVEAQLALKEARKEIKQLKQVIDTVKNNLIEKDKGLQKYFVDINIQNKKLETLLHSMEVAQNGTVKEEGATESAGGSPARSLTRSSTYTKLSDQGANEKNMGGSQTISVDEGADSGFAAAEDSLSRTDLLDQSSLLSSGVECGTDEVSLQTNFTLGSRVPTSSTYEKLMGSQQSVEAAVQASCMQEQAIQTDFVQYQPDLDTILEKVMKSQACSLASPTSVWVSEMEDGVETNNSETRALDVTEPMDLVAANPNSAVAILAGGVVEDPDGPPASPTEPRAAPTPTVHQPSSASESVSIVCAPEEDVAESSQDLVAATASAGAAVEPKTYWSRHFIVDLLAVVVPAVPTVAWLCRSQRRQDQPIYNISSLLRGCCTVALHSIRRISCRSVASPGGAGACPQP from the exons TCGTGAGTTTCCTGCAAGGAGTGGCTTTGCCGCGTTCTTTAAGTCTGCCACCGCCCCGGCCACTCCGACTGAGAAACAGCCTCTTCTTCCTGCCTCCAGGCGTCCCTCCCCACCCGTGAGCATGCGGGACACCTACGGCGCCTCCtcgctcagcagcagcagcaactccgGCTCCTGTAAGGGCAGCGATAGCAGCCCCACCCCaag ACGCCCGGTCAAGTACCTGCTGTGCAGTGATAACCATGGGATCAAGCCCCCGACTCCCGAGCAATACTTGACTCCTCTTCAGCAGAAAGAGGTTTGCATTCGGCACCTGAGGGCCAGGCTGAAGGACACGCATGAGCGACTACAGGACAG AGATGCGGAGATTGAAGACCTGAAAGCCCAGCTCTCCAGAATGCAGGAAGATTGGATCGAAGAAGAGTGCCACCGTGTGGAGGCCCAGCTGGCCCTCAAGGAAGCCCGGAAGGAGATCAAGCAGCTGAAGCAGGTCATCGATACCGTCAAGAACAACCTGATAGAGAAAGACAAAGGGCTCCAGAAGTATTTTGTGGACATCAACATCCAGAACAAGAAGCTGGAGACCTTGCTCCACAGCATGGAGGTGGCCCAGAACGGGACAGTTAAAGAGGAGGGGGCCACCGAATCGGCAGGAGGCTCCCCGGCTCGTTCGCTCACCCGCAGCTCCACCTACACCAAGCTGAGTGACCAAGGGGCCAACGAGAAGAACATGGGGGGCTCCCAGACCATCTCGGTGGACGAGGGGGCAGACAGCGGCTTCGCGGCGGCAGAGGACTCCTTGAGCCGGACAGACCTGTTGGATCAGAGTAGCCTCCTCTCCTCAGGAGTAGAGTGCGGCACTGACGAAGTCTCCCTGCAGACCAACTTCACCCTGGGCTCCCGGGTCCCGACCAGCTCCACGTACGAGAAACTGATGGGGTCTCAGCAGAGCGTGGAAGCCGCGGTGCAAGCCAGCTGCATGCAGGAACAAGCCATACAGACAGACTTTGTGCAGTACCAGCCGGATCTCGACACCATCTTGGAGAAGGTGATGAAGTCCCAAGCCTGCAGTCTGGCCAGCCCCACATCGGTGTGGGTCTCTGAAATGGAGGACGGGGTTGAGACCAATAACTCAGAGACTCGCGCCCTAGATGTAACCGAGCCCATGGACTTGGTGGCTGCTAACCCCAACTCCGCAGTGGCGATCCTGGCTGGAGGGGTCGTTGAGGATCCTGATGGGCCGCCAGCGTCCCCGACGGAGCCCAGAGCCGCCCCGACTCCAACCGTGCATCAGCCTTCTAGCGCAAGCGAATCCGTGAGCATCGTCTGCGCCCCCGAGGAAGACGTTGCCGAGTCCAGCCAAGACCTGGTGGCAGCCACGGCCTCGGCAGGAGCAGCGGTGGAGCCCAAAACGTACTGGAGCCGCCACTTCATTGTGGATCTTTTGGCCGTCGTGGTTCCCGCAGTGCCTACCGTCGCCTGGCTGTGCCGCTCGCAGAGAAGGCAGGACCAGCCCATCTACAACATCAGCTCCCTCCTGCGGGGCTGCTGCACGGTGGCTTTGCACTCCATCCGCCGGATCAGCTGTCGCTCGGTGGCCAGCCCCGGCGGCGCCGGCGCCTGCCCTCAGCCGTAA
- the SNPH gene encoding syntaphilin isoform X2, which produces MSLPGSRRPSTGSRRRPSPPVSMRDTYGASSLSSSSNSGSCKGSDSSPTPRRPVKYLLCSDNHGIKPPTPEQYLTPLQQKEVCIRHLRARLKDTHERLQDRDAEIEDLKAQLSRMQEDWIEEECHRVEAQLALKEARKEIKQLKQVIDTVKNNLIEKDKGLQKYFVDINIQNKKLETLLHSMEVAQNGTVKEEGATESAGGSPARSLTRSSTYTKLSDQGANEKNMGGSQTISVDEGADSGFAAAEDSLSRTDLLDQSSLLSSGVECGTDEVSLQTNFTLGSRVPTSSTYEKLMGSQQSVEAAVQASCMQEQAIQTDFVQYQPDLDTILEKVMKSQACSLASPTSVWVSEMEDGVETNNSETRALDVTEPMDLVAANPNSAVAILAGGVVEDPDGPPASPTEPRAAPTPTVHQPSSASESVSIVCAPEEDVAESSQDLVAATASAGAAVEPKTYWSRHFIVDLLAVVVPAVPTVAWLCRSQRRQDQPIYNISSLLRGCCTVALHSIRRISCRSVASPGGAGACPQP; this is translated from the exons GCGTCCCTCCCCACCCGTGAGCATGCGGGACACCTACGGCGCCTCCtcgctcagcagcagcagcaactccgGCTCCTGTAAGGGCAGCGATAGCAGCCCCACCCCaag ACGCCCGGTCAAGTACCTGCTGTGCAGTGATAACCATGGGATCAAGCCCCCGACTCCCGAGCAATACTTGACTCCTCTTCAGCAGAAAGAGGTTTGCATTCGGCACCTGAGGGCCAGGCTGAAGGACACGCATGAGCGACTACAGGACAG AGATGCGGAGATTGAAGACCTGAAAGCCCAGCTCTCCAGAATGCAGGAAGATTGGATCGAAGAAGAGTGCCACCGTGTGGAGGCCCAGCTGGCCCTCAAGGAAGCCCGGAAGGAGATCAAGCAGCTGAAGCAGGTCATCGATACCGTCAAGAACAACCTGATAGAGAAAGACAAAGGGCTCCAGAAGTATTTTGTGGACATCAACATCCAGAACAAGAAGCTGGAGACCTTGCTCCACAGCATGGAGGTGGCCCAGAACGGGACAGTTAAAGAGGAGGGGGCCACCGAATCGGCAGGAGGCTCCCCGGCTCGTTCGCTCACCCGCAGCTCCACCTACACCAAGCTGAGTGACCAAGGGGCCAACGAGAAGAACATGGGGGGCTCCCAGACCATCTCGGTGGACGAGGGGGCAGACAGCGGCTTCGCGGCGGCAGAGGACTCCTTGAGCCGGACAGACCTGTTGGATCAGAGTAGCCTCCTCTCCTCAGGAGTAGAGTGCGGCACTGACGAAGTCTCCCTGCAGACCAACTTCACCCTGGGCTCCCGGGTCCCGACCAGCTCCACGTACGAGAAACTGATGGGGTCTCAGCAGAGCGTGGAAGCCGCGGTGCAAGCCAGCTGCATGCAGGAACAAGCCATACAGACAGACTTTGTGCAGTACCAGCCGGATCTCGACACCATCTTGGAGAAGGTGATGAAGTCCCAAGCCTGCAGTCTGGCCAGCCCCACATCGGTGTGGGTCTCTGAAATGGAGGACGGGGTTGAGACCAATAACTCAGAGACTCGCGCCCTAGATGTAACCGAGCCCATGGACTTGGTGGCTGCTAACCCCAACTCCGCAGTGGCGATCCTGGCTGGAGGGGTCGTTGAGGATCCTGATGGGCCGCCAGCGTCCCCGACGGAGCCCAGAGCCGCCCCGACTCCAACCGTGCATCAGCCTTCTAGCGCAAGCGAATCCGTGAGCATCGTCTGCGCCCCCGAGGAAGACGTTGCCGAGTCCAGCCAAGACCTGGTGGCAGCCACGGCCTCGGCAGGAGCAGCGGTGGAGCCCAAAACGTACTGGAGCCGCCACTTCATTGTGGATCTTTTGGCCGTCGTGGTTCCCGCAGTGCCTACCGTCGCCTGGCTGTGCCGCTCGCAGAGAAGGCAGGACCAGCCCATCTACAACATCAGCTCCCTCCTGCGGGGCTGCTGCACGGTGGCTTTGCACTCCATCCGCCGGATCAGCTGTCGCTCGGTGGCCAGCCCCGGCGGCGCCGGCGCCTGCCCTCAGCCGTAA
- the SDCBP2 gene encoding syntenin-2, translating into MSALYPSLEDMKVDQVLKVQGNAGPGKPALAPIPTPAPATLSSTAGKETTDAPKAADPPVLYPNLSDLNDYMGLSLSSEEVQKNLGLVPAGSQDVVPTPSAQGTMVAPVTGNNLGMRRAEIKPGLREVHLCKDERGKTGLKLRNIDKGLFVQLVKANSPASLVGLRFGDQILQIDGKDCTGWNTDKAKRALKKASPEKIIMVIRGRPFQRTVTMHKDSTGHVGFVIKKGQIHSLVKGSSAARNGLLINHYICEVNGQNVIGLKDKEITEILVNAGNVITLTIIPTVIYEHMIKKLSSGLVKSSMDHSVPDV; encoded by the exons ATGTCGGCGTTGTACCCGTCGCTTGAGGACATGAAGGTGGACCAGGTCCTGAAG GTGCAGGGTAATGCAGGCCCTGGGAAACCAGCCTTGGCCCCAATCCCTACTCCAGCCCCAGCCACCCTTTCATCCACTGCTGGCAAAGAGACGACAGATGCCCCCAAAGCAGCTG ACCCACCCGTTTTGTACCCAAATCTCAGTGACCTCAATGATTACATGGGCCTCTCTCTTTCCAGCGAGGAGGTCCAGAAGAATCTGGGACTTGTCCCAGCGGGTAGCCAG GATGTGGTCCCAACTCCTTCTGCGCAAGGCACAATGGTTGCTCCGGTCACAGGAAATAACCTTGGGATGCGTCGGGCGGAGATCAAGCCGGGCCTGCGGGAAGTCCATCTGTGCAAGGATGAGCGCGGGAAGACGGGTCTGAAGTTGCGCAACATTGATAAG gggcTCTTTGTTCAGCTGGTCAAGGCCAACTCTCCAGCCTCTCTGGTGGGACTCCGTTTTGGGGACCAGATCTTGCAGATTGACGGGAAGGACTGCACTGGGTGGAACACGGACAAAGCCAAGCGCGCGCTGAAAAAGGCCTCCCCGGAAAAGATCATCATGGTGATTCGAGGCAG GCCTTTCCAGCGCACGGTGACCATGCATAAAGACAGCACCGGCCACGTTGGTTTTGTCATCAAGAAGGGGCAGATCCACTCACTCGTCAAGGGCAGCTCTGCCGCTCGAAATGGGTTGCTCATCAACCACTATATCTGTGAGGTGAACGGGCAAAACGTCATTGGCCTGAAG GATAAGGAGATCACAGAAATCCTGGTGAATGCAGGCAACGTCATCACTCTCACAATCATCCCCACGGTGATCTACGAGCACATGATCAAAAA GCTATCAAGTGGGCTCGTGAAATCATCCATGGATCATTCCGTCCCTGATGTCTAA